The following coding sequences are from one Novipirellula caenicola window:
- a CDS encoding AI-2E family transporter encodes MSMFDQGPPNLNPPPADFARKDKLQTPLFDIDRSTQQKIQTASLLVLAVLGSTYLIYWLRPVLVPFVVALFVVSGLSPILSVLERTLGVTRIVAAAITFLSGVALLILFGMAISISMTDLAKNSTRYVDRIEAIAQQVDKYVTLDLNFRRPRSNELVLTAESDRENQSEPVPEDAVLLPLEVPLAVSDKVDELDDNLALVSPLAPNIEASRDLIGPTPIQSSMIVDAEPQVPYTPPPRPGGSQELVESLARQGIAIVSQSLFSLVSTSVVVLIFVFFLLLGTPSLVSHNETIQEINHQVRVYLGLKTIISIFTGLAFGLALRLFGVPMAFTFGVLAFLLNFVPNVGPIVASLLPVPLILFDPSGNLAWMISAIGVTSLIQVASGNLVEPKLMGESSDLHPVVVLLSLMFWGMMWGIIGMFLATPIAAGFKIVLERFDETKPLAALMAGRSARPSRLQP; translated from the coding sequence ATGAGTATGTTCGACCAAGGCCCACCCAACCTGAATCCGCCGCCAGCCGACTTTGCACGTAAAGATAAACTGCAAACGCCGCTGTTTGATATCGATCGATCAACGCAGCAGAAAATACAAACCGCTTCCCTGTTAGTGTTGGCGGTGCTCGGATCCACTTACTTGATCTATTGGCTGCGACCGGTTTTGGTGCCATTCGTGGTGGCCCTGTTTGTCGTCAGCGGTCTCAGTCCGATCCTGTCGGTGTTAGAGCGGACTTTGGGGGTGACTCGGATCGTCGCTGCTGCCATCACGTTTCTCTCCGGTGTCGCACTGCTGATCCTGTTTGGCATGGCGATTTCCATTTCGATGACCGATCTGGCAAAGAACTCTACTCGCTACGTTGACCGGATCGAAGCGATCGCCCAGCAAGTGGATAAGTATGTCACACTTGATCTAAATTTTCGTCGACCGCGAAGCAACGAGCTCGTGTTGACAGCCGAGTCTGATCGCGAGAACCAATCGGAGCCCGTTCCCGAGGACGCAGTGCTACTGCCGCTGGAGGTTCCCCTTGCGGTGTCCGATAAAGTAGACGAGCTCGATGACAATTTGGCATTGGTATCTCCACTGGCTCCCAATATTGAAGCCAGCCGTGATTTGATCGGTCCCACCCCAATACAATCGTCAATGATTGTCGACGCGGAGCCCCAGGTTCCTTACACCCCGCCGCCACGACCGGGTGGATCACAAGAGTTGGTGGAATCGCTTGCTCGGCAAGGCATCGCAATCGTCTCACAATCACTGTTCAGTTTGGTATCGACCAGCGTTGTGGTGTTGATCTTTGTCTTCTTTTTGTTGTTAGGAACACCGTCGTTGGTTTCACACAACGAAACGATTCAAGAGATCAACCATCAAGTTCGAGTGTACTTGGGGCTGAAAACGATCATCTCGATCTTCACCGGGTTGGCATTTGGATTGGCGCTGCGACTATTTGGTGTGCCGATGGCGTTTACCTTTGGCGTGTTGGCCTTCTTGCTGAATTTTGTGCCCAACGTCGGACCGATCGTAGCCAGTCTATTGCCGGTTCCGTTGATTCTATTCGACCCCAGCGGCAATTTGGCGTGGATGATTTCCGCGATCGGGGTGACGTCGTTGATTCAAGTGGCCAGCGGCAATTTGGTCGAGCCCAAGTTGATGGGGGAATCGTCCGATTTGCATCCCGTCGTCGTGCTACTATCGCTGATGTTTTGGGGGATGATGTGGGGGATCATAGGCATGTTCTTGGCGACCCCGATCGCCGCAGGGTTCAAGATTGTGTTGGAACGATTTGACGAAACGAAACCGCTAGCCGCATTGATGGCCGGCCGCTCTGCTCGTCCGTCGCGGCTTCAGCCGTAG
- a CDS encoding sialate O-acetylesterase yields MRASSLPLVLLLVALLPELLAADQLRVADVFTDNAVLQQGVRLPVWGTTTANTEVTVRIAGQTKTVQAADDGTWRLELSPLRADGTGTTMIVESQEDRQEFRNLLVGEVWYASGQSNMQMTLRACAQKIPAIREIAKAAATDNIRWLRIDEPDSPQPLKRRQKVTPWQLDHPTNRATQSAVAYLFARSLHDKLGVPIGIIEGSWGGKPIEGFIPRAQFEKQETLQPLLALAEQDQLDALAKLEGGVIIRNTAGMPGRIYNARVSPIAPFAIRGFIWYQGESNAGHGEDPRNYRFKMQSLVEGWRETWGQPELPFYFVQLPAFKDELTGWIRLREEQRLSLDIPHTGMAVTIDLRDSDIHPANKLDVAKRLANWALVKTYGKPFPCSGPLFRSATVDGDSMRVEFEHADSGLMVARKEGLAAATPTPDIALAHFELADESGNWHPAQATIDGSAVIVQSPGVRKPRAVRYACSGDPENANLYNQAGLPASPFCSDLQLLGWESNK; encoded by the coding sequence ATGCGTGCATCATCCTTGCCACTCGTCCTGCTGCTAGTTGCTCTGCTACCCGAATTGCTTGCGGCCGATCAGCTTCGTGTCGCCGACGTCTTTACTGACAACGCCGTGTTACAGCAGGGTGTCAGGTTGCCGGTGTGGGGAACCACCACTGCGAATACGGAGGTCACCGTTCGTATCGCAGGCCAAACGAAGACGGTCCAGGCAGCAGATGATGGAACTTGGCGACTTGAGCTTTCGCCGCTGCGAGCCGACGGCACCGGTACGACCATGATCGTCGAATCGCAAGAGGATCGCCAGGAGTTTCGCAACCTACTCGTTGGTGAAGTGTGGTATGCCAGTGGTCAATCGAACATGCAAATGACGCTCCGAGCGTGTGCTCAGAAGATCCCCGCCATTCGCGAAATCGCCAAAGCCGCTGCGACCGACAACATTCGCTGGCTTCGGATCGATGAGCCCGATTCACCCCAACCCTTGAAACGCAGACAGAAGGTGACGCCTTGGCAACTCGATCATCCCACCAATCGGGCAACGCAATCTGCGGTCGCTTACCTTTTTGCTCGCAGCCTTCATGACAAGCTTGGTGTTCCGATTGGCATTATCGAGGGATCTTGGGGCGGCAAACCGATCGAAGGTTTCATTCCAAGAGCGCAGTTCGAAAAGCAGGAAACGTTGCAACCACTCCTTGCGCTTGCCGAGCAGGATCAACTTGATGCGCTGGCTAAGCTCGAAGGAGGCGTGATCATTCGCAACACCGCTGGCATGCCAGGGCGAATCTACAACGCGCGGGTGTCGCCAATTGCGCCCTTTGCGATACGTGGATTCATTTGGTATCAGGGAGAGTCCAATGCCGGTCATGGCGAAGATCCTCGCAATTACCGGTTCAAGATGCAATCGCTCGTCGAGGGCTGGCGAGAAACCTGGGGTCAACCGGAGCTTCCATTCTATTTTGTGCAACTACCGGCGTTCAAAGACGAGTTGACAGGTTGGATTCGCTTGCGTGAAGAGCAACGTCTTAGTCTGGACATTCCGCACACAGGAATGGCGGTGACGATCGACCTTCGCGACAGCGACATTCATCCGGCCAATAAACTTGATGTGGCCAAACGTCTGGCAAACTGGGCATTGGTGAAGACGTATGGAAAGCCGTTTCCTTGCAGTGGGCCGCTGTTTAGGTCGGCCACCGTCGACGGTGATTCGATGCGAGTCGAGTTCGAGCACGCGGATTCTGGTTTAATGGTGGCTCGCAAGGAAGGACTCGCTGCGGCAACGCCGACGCCTGATATCGCTCTGGCGCACTTTGAATTGGCAGATGAATCCGGCAATTGGCATCCCGCCCAGGCAACGATTGATGGTTCCGCCGTCATCGTTCAGAGCCCCGGGGTCAGGAAACCGCGAGCGGTCCGTTACGCCTGCAGCGGCGACCCAGAGAACGCGAACCTTTACAACCAAGCGGGGCTGCCGGCTTCACCGTTTTGCAGTGACCTGCAATTACTGGGGTGGGAGTCAAACAAATAA
- a CDS encoding sulfatase-like hydrolase/transferase, giving the protein MRKCLLLVAMVAVQLGALHVHAADHPNVVILLADDLGYQDVGCYGGPVRTPNIDGLAAAGTRFTDFYSGCAVCSPSRATLLTGRHHIRAGVYSWIHDESQNSHLLLRENTLAELLKGAGYATAHVGKWHLGLPTSERQKPTPAEHGFDHWFATWNNASPSHRNPENFIRNGQPVGPLEGYSCQLVADEAIRWLDQEGRSDRPFFLNVWFHEPHAPIAAPEEIVDTYGTRKDNAAIYSATIDNTDRAIGRILKKLREVDAAEDTIIVYASDNGSYRDDRTGGLRGRKGANWEGGIRVPGIFVWPGQVQAGQVSREPAGIVDMLPTLCSLVGIEPPATRHLDGSSLAPILRGQADAFSRHQPLFWHLQRSQPIVAMRDGKWSLVAHRDYELSNNNMFQESWIPMIKTGGYKDYQLFDLEKDRSQTTNVADEFPETLARMKKRLLQINASIMADAHDWHLE; this is encoded by the coding sequence ATGAGAAAGTGTTTGCTATTGGTCGCGATGGTGGCGGTTCAATTGGGTGCGTTGCATGTTCACGCCGCAGATCATCCCAACGTTGTGATCTTGCTGGCGGATGATCTGGGATACCAAGATGTCGGATGTTATGGCGGACCTGTACGCACACCGAATATCGATGGATTGGCGGCTGCCGGAACTCGGTTCACGGATTTCTATTCCGGCTGTGCCGTTTGCAGTCCGTCTCGAGCGACTTTGCTAACAGGTCGACATCACATTCGCGCCGGCGTCTACAGCTGGATTCACGATGAAAGTCAAAACTCACATTTGCTGCTGCGCGAGAACACGCTTGCTGAATTGCTGAAAGGGGCGGGGTATGCGACGGCGCATGTGGGCAAGTGGCACTTGGGACTGCCAACGTCCGAACGCCAGAAACCGACCCCCGCGGAACATGGGTTTGATCACTGGTTCGCGACTTGGAATAACGCGTCTCCGAGCCATCGAAACCCAGAGAACTTCATTCGCAATGGACAGCCTGTCGGCCCACTGGAAGGCTATTCCTGTCAACTGGTTGCGGACGAAGCCATCCGCTGGCTAGACCAGGAAGGCCGATCGGATCGTCCGTTTTTTCTGAACGTCTGGTTTCACGAGCCTCACGCCCCGATCGCCGCTCCCGAGGAAATCGTTGACACCTATGGGACCCGCAAAGACAACGCGGCGATCTACAGTGCCACGATTGACAACACCGATCGCGCGATTGGACGCATTTTAAAGAAGCTGCGCGAAGTCGATGCCGCTGAGGACACGATTATCGTTTACGCATCGGACAACGGAAGCTATCGCGATGATCGCACCGGAGGTTTGCGGGGTCGCAAGGGCGCAAACTGGGAAGGCGGTATTCGCGTGCCGGGGATCTTCGTTTGGCCCGGTCAAGTTCAAGCTGGCCAGGTTTCTCGTGAACCGGCAGGGATTGTGGATATGTTGCCAACCCTCTGTTCACTCGTCGGCATCGAGCCGCCAGCGACACGTCATCTCGACGGCTCCAGCTTGGCACCGATCCTGCGTGGACAAGCGGATGCGTTCTCGCGGCACCAGCCGTTGTTCTGGCATTTGCAACGGAGCCAACCGATCGTCGCCATGCGAGACGGCAAGTGGTCTTTGGTCGCCCACCGGGACTACGAATTGTCGAACAACAACATGTTCCAAGAATCCTGGATCCCAATGATTAAAACGGGCGGTTACAAAGACTACCAGCTATTCGATCTCGAAAAGGACCGCTCGCAGACGACCAACGTTGCGGATGAATTCCCCGAAACGCTAGCGAGAATGAAGAAACGGCTGCTGCAGATCAACGCCAGCATCATGGCCGACGCCCACGACTGGCACCTGGAATAA
- a CDS encoding MarR family winged helix-turn-helix transcriptional regulator: MKTQLPRPTVDSPAQEVYLHLWRSYDRLRAIEDELFGRYDLSAQQYNALRLLSVVAPAGMQTMEIGRQLISRMPDMTRLLDRLEKRGLISRARLAENRRVVEVFITDAGQQLLSKMSKEVLEMHQRQLGHLSPNQQKQLVKLLKLARKPHEDTTCDWLDTNGSTANDQ, from the coding sequence ATGAAGACTCAGCTACCACGACCGACGGTCGATTCGCCCGCCCAAGAGGTTTACCTGCACTTGTGGCGGAGTTACGACCGGCTGCGGGCGATTGAAGATGAATTGTTTGGCCGTTACGACCTGTCGGCTCAGCAGTACAACGCGTTGCGACTGTTAAGCGTTGTCGCGCCGGCTGGGATGCAGACGATGGAAATCGGTCGCCAATTGATCTCTCGGATGCCCGACATGACGCGTCTGCTGGACCGTCTGGAAAAACGGGGGCTGATTTCTCGGGCGCGACTTGCTGAGAATCGCCGGGTGGTCGAAGTCTTTATCACCGACGCGGGACAGCAACTGCTAAGCAAGATGAGCAAGGAGGTACTGGAGATGCACCAACGCCAACTTGGACACTTGAGTCCGAACCAGCAGAAGCAGTTAGTCAAATTGCTGAAGCTGGCCCGCAAACCCCACGAAGACACGACTTGCGACTGGTTGGATACAAACGGGAGTACGGCGAATGACCAATGA
- a CDS encoding sulfite exporter TauE/SafE family protein, translating to MTNDTSALRMEDSGQTDSRGSRNPLLRMWPFAVWLAVFYTAWLLIVTLGDHWQTVQSHWPIALAMSFGSYIAGSTPMGGGSIGFPVLVLFFELPGALGRNFGLAVQSIGMVSASIYIFSARRPLDRGLLRPALLGTLVGTPLGAALVAPFVPDLWVKLTFAIVWCSFGIMHLMKLNELVNAKGESERWRAWDRPIGLAIGFTGGVESSITGVGIDMMVYAILVLLYRADLKISIPTSVVLMAFASVVGTAANVVLSRIHPGLYYMDPEVFANWLAAAPVVALGAPFGAIVVNLISRKPTLILVSTLCILQFVWTIVQEQVSGLALLGAIVAVLAVNAGFHLLYYWGRGESALGEPLAEAMQPVVIDLGGEEA from the coding sequence ATGACCAATGACACGTCGGCGTTGAGAATGGAGGATTCAGGGCAGACTGATTCACGGGGTTCGCGAAATCCGCTGCTGCGGATGTGGCCGTTTGCCGTGTGGTTAGCGGTCTTTTATACCGCTTGGCTGCTGATCGTGACTCTTGGCGATCACTGGCAAACGGTTCAGTCGCATTGGCCGATCGCGCTGGCCATGTCATTTGGTTCCTACATCGCGGGATCGACACCGATGGGAGGTGGCTCGATTGGATTTCCGGTGTTGGTGCTGTTTTTTGAGCTGCCCGGGGCCTTGGGGCGAAACTTTGGTCTTGCCGTGCAGTCGATCGGGATGGTGTCGGCATCGATCTACATTTTCTCGGCCCGCCGTCCATTGGACCGCGGACTGTTGCGACCGGCGTTATTGGGAACGCTGGTGGGGACTCCGCTCGGTGCGGCATTGGTGGCACCGTTTGTTCCCGACTTGTGGGTGAAGCTGACCTTTGCGATCGTCTGGTGCAGTTTCGGGATCATGCACCTGATGAAGTTAAACGAATTGGTGAACGCAAAAGGAGAAAGCGAGCGTTGGCGTGCCTGGGACCGCCCCATCGGATTGGCGATCGGTTTTACCGGCGGCGTGGAGTCGTCCATCACCGGCGTGGGCATCGACATGATGGTGTACGCCATCTTGGTGTTGCTGTATCGAGCCGATTTGAAGATTTCCATTCCCACATCGGTGGTGTTGATGGCGTTCGCATCGGTGGTCGGAACCGCCGCGAACGTTGTCCTGTCACGGATCCATCCTGGGTTGTATTACATGGATCCCGAGGTCTTCGCGAACTGGTTGGCAGCCGCTCCTGTGGTCGCCTTGGGGGCTCCGTTTGGAGCCATCGTGGTCAACCTGATCTCACGCAAACCGACATTGATCCTGGTCTCGACGCTGTGCATCCTGCAATTCGTCTGGACGATCGTGCAAGAGCAGGTGTCGGGGCTGGCGCTACTAGGAGCGATCGTGGCGGTACTGGCCGTGAACGCTGGTTTCCATCTGCTGTATTACTGGGGACGCGGCGAAAGTGCACTCGGCGAACCGCTGGCCGAAGCCATGCAGCCGGTCGTGATCGACCTCGGTGGCGAAGAGGCGTGA
- a CDS encoding sulfatase-like hydrolase/transferase, producing the protein MIVIKRILIGLSLLLLSAEWLRADEAGARHASEPRPNIILVMADDQGWGDTGYNGHPFVQTPELDAMANEGFVFDRFYAAAPVCSPTRASVMTGRSPIRTKVTNHGRYMRPDEQTIAETLKDAGYVTGIFGKVHLGSGQPDSPCNPSGMGFDEWVIGLNFFDNDPYLSRNGRIEHRKGKGSVLAMDDALAFLEQHHTGDQPMFSVIWFPSPHDPHQEVPEGPPLYRGEKQSGYYREITLLDQQLGRLRRELKSMGIADNTILWYCSDNGGLNEATSGGRERKGSVYEGGLRIPAIIEWPAGKLHGRTAVPAWTCDIYPTVLAMAGIRSQPPHPLDGIDIRNLIAGQADKRSKPMGFWHPFQPGQPTWSDRILKAIMEKQQAGAPLPHDEPRIRKDVDEFPQFSEDIATGHAAWTDWPWKLHRIGGKKYELYNLAEDPMETTDRSGDLQQQARMSRMQKELDAWMRSVIRSLNGNDYDA; encoded by the coding sequence ATGATCGTGATAAAACGCATCCTGATCGGCTTGTCATTGCTGCTGCTGTCCGCTGAATGGCTGAGGGCCGATGAAGCCGGGGCTCGCCACGCAAGCGAACCGCGGCCCAACATCATCCTGGTCATGGCGGACGATCAGGGTTGGGGGGACACCGGGTACAATGGACACCCGTTTGTACAGACCCCCGAGCTCGATGCGATGGCCAACGAGGGATTCGTGTTCGATCGCTTTTATGCCGCCGCACCGGTCTGTTCGCCGACGCGTGCCAGCGTAATGACGGGACGTTCTCCGATACGCACCAAGGTCACCAACCATGGTCGCTACATGCGGCCTGACGAACAAACGATCGCCGAAACGCTGAAGGATGCAGGGTACGTCACCGGGATTTTTGGCAAAGTCCATTTAGGGTCGGGACAACCAGACTCGCCCTGCAACCCTAGCGGCATGGGGTTCGACGAGTGGGTCATCGGGTTAAACTTCTTTGACAACGATCCGTATCTGAGTCGCAATGGCCGGATCGAACACCGCAAGGGCAAGGGATCGGTGCTCGCGATGGATGATGCGTTAGCGTTCCTGGAACAACACCACACCGGCGACCAGCCGATGTTTTCGGTGATTTGGTTCCCTTCACCTCACGACCCTCACCAGGAAGTCCCCGAGGGTCCTCCGCTGTATCGCGGTGAAAAACAGTCTGGCTACTATCGCGAGATCACGTTGCTGGATCAGCAGCTGGGACGATTGCGGCGTGAATTGAAAAGCATGGGGATCGCCGACAACACCATCCTTTGGTATTGCAGCGACAATGGCGGTTTGAACGAAGCCACCTCAGGTGGTCGCGAGCGAAAGGGAAGCGTTTACGAAGGCGGACTGCGAATCCCGGCGATCATCGAGTGGCCCGCTGGCAAGTTGCATGGACGAACGGCGGTGCCGGCATGGACGTGCGACATCTATCCCACGGTGTTAGCCATGGCTGGGATTCGCTCGCAGCCTCCGCACCCGCTCGACGGCATCGACATCCGCAACCTCATTGCCGGGCAAGCTGACAAACGCAGCAAACCGATGGGGTTCTGGCATCCATTCCAACCGGGCCAGCCGACTTGGAGCGACCGTATTCTGAAAGCGATCATGGAAAAGCAACAAGCCGGTGCACCTTTGCCGCACGACGAACCACGGATTCGCAAGGACGTCGACGAATTTCCGCAGTTTTCGGAAGACATCGCCACCGGCCACGCGGCCTGGACCGATTGGCCATGGAAGCTACATCGGATCGGCGGCAAGAAATACGAGCTCTACAATTTGGCGGAGGATCCGATGGAGACAACCGATCGCTCGGGTGATCTCCAACAACAAGCTCGAATGAGTCGCATGCAGAAAGAACTGGATGCTTGGATGCGATCGGTGATCCGCAGTCTTAATGGAAACGATTACGACGCGTAA
- a CDS encoding alpha-L-fucosidase — MSQIKRTHLRLLGCLLSLGLFLGSTLGQATQGQEIEPTWESLAANYEVPQWFVDGKIGVWFHWGISSAADENRPNDGSHYGRRMYSVVPDDYTGDLGMSETLTRWHTQRYGHPSEFGYEDLIPLFKGEKWDPDALTKFVKDNGARFIMPVACHHDNFDMYDSFHPWNSVNMGPKRDTLKEWKAAAAKHGLKFGVSTHLYWSPRFFANARKYQKPGTPEWTLFNMDFDPRGYASQDSWNEHWYARCWEIIEKYDPDMFNNDSPYPKIGSGKGLGVKLFTDYINRDLRENDGKQTVVLSFKDANVDRAAFTYNLERGGAGEIKPEPWMWATDLSGGWFYRATAVNRMSIPVMVGNAVDAISKNGVVMLNVALKGDGTIPENQAAYMTAFGDFLRTCGEGIYGSRPWKTFGEGPLKVKDGRQGENHKAFSQQDIRFTTKDGVLYAFVLARPTEDIVIQTLASGGLLDREIADIKLLGSDEKISWERSTDGLTITLPNELPNTLVIGFSIQLNQ; from the coding sequence ATGAGCCAAATCAAGCGAACACACCTCCGTTTACTGGGCTGCTTACTCAGCCTCGGACTATTTCTGGGATCGACTTTGGGGCAAGCGACCCAGGGGCAAGAGATTGAACCGACTTGGGAATCGCTTGCGGCGAACTACGAGGTGCCACAATGGTTTGTCGATGGCAAAATCGGCGTCTGGTTTCACTGGGGAATTTCCTCGGCGGCGGACGAGAACCGTCCCAACGATGGGTCGCACTACGGACGCCGCATGTATTCGGTGGTTCCCGATGATTACACCGGCGATCTTGGCATGTCCGAAACGCTGACCCGGTGGCACACTCAGCGCTACGGACATCCGTCAGAGTTTGGCTACGAAGATCTGATTCCGCTGTTCAAGGGCGAGAAATGGGATCCTGATGCGTTGACTAAGTTCGTCAAAGACAACGGGGCGAGGTTCATCATGCCGGTCGCCTGTCATCACGACAATTTCGACATGTATGACTCGTTTCACCCATGGAACTCGGTCAACATGGGTCCGAAGCGAGATACATTGAAGGAGTGGAAGGCGGCCGCGGCGAAACACGGTCTTAAATTTGGTGTATCGACTCATCTGTACTGGTCGCCACGGTTCTTTGCCAATGCTCGCAAGTATCAGAAACCGGGCACGCCTGAGTGGACGCTATTCAATATGGATTTCGATCCGAGAGGTTATGCCAGCCAAGACAGTTGGAACGAACACTGGTATGCACGGTGTTGGGAAATCATCGAAAAGTATGATCCCGACATGTTCAACAACGACTCTCCCTATCCAAAGATCGGTAGTGGCAAGGGACTTGGCGTAAAACTGTTCACCGATTACATCAATCGCGACCTCCGGGAAAATGATGGCAAACAAACCGTCGTCCTTTCCTTTAAGGATGCGAACGTGGATCGTGCCGCGTTTACTTACAATCTCGAGCGTGGCGGTGCGGGAGAGATCAAGCCAGAGCCGTGGATGTGGGCAACCGATCTGTCGGGAGGATGGTTTTACCGGGCTACCGCCGTCAATCGAATGAGCATCCCGGTGATGGTCGGCAACGCGGTCGACGCGATCAGTAAAAACGGCGTTGTGATGCTGAACGTTGCACTCAAAGGTGACGGCACGATCCCGGAAAACCAGGCTGCCTACATGACTGCCTTTGGTGATTTCTTGCGTACCTGTGGCGAAGGGATCTACGGGTCTCGGCCATGGAAAACCTTTGGCGAAGGGCCGCTCAAGGTAAAGGACGGCCGTCAGGGCGAAAACCACAAGGCGTTTTCGCAACAAGACATCCGTTTCACCACCAAAGACGGTGTGCTGTATGCCTTTGTGCTGGCTCGACCGACCGAAGACATCGTGATCCAAACGCTTGCGTCCGGCGGACTGCTCGACCGCGAAATCGCTGATATCAAGCTACTAGGCAGCGACGAGAAAATCAGCTGGGAACGTTCGACCGATGGTTTAACGATCACCCTTCCCAACGAACTGCCGAACACATTGGTTATCGGTTTTTCGATCCAGCTAAACCAATAA
- a CDS encoding DUF1559 domain-containing protein yields the protein MTKTNRTTAGFTLVELLVVIAIIGVLVGLLLPAVQAAREAARRMSCSNNFKQIGLGIHNYHSTYNKLPKHGTGPIAVRAIGTNWPQERDFRHERLSAHVGLLPFVEQQALWEQVSNPLIVTQGGTTETYPAWGAIPWNVIAQTNNYTTDWTPCFTDVVTFRCPSDPGYGLPLGGRSNYAVCYGDAMDYMSFGPYTNWARGARADAEYNAAARGCFGLYTQTSFRDILDGLSNTICMGENNTDLGDEHITTSPRNGGNVGNNPLQCAGQIEVSRPTFWRTSPHANNFVETRRGACWAGVTMGWTMCNTILPPNREVCSAGQNTAREGTWTVSSRHQGGAHVLMADGAVKFITDSIEAGNSSAGPVKFGQSGARAPGSQSPYGLWGALGSRASKEVIDKDF from the coding sequence ATGACCAAAACAAATCGAACGACCGCCGGTTTCACGCTCGTGGAACTACTGGTGGTGATAGCAATCATCGGTGTGCTGGTGGGGCTGTTGCTCCCGGCGGTACAAGCGGCGCGAGAGGCAGCTCGCCGAATGAGCTGCAGCAACAACTTCAAGCAAATTGGACTCGGGATCCACAATTACCACTCCACGTACAACAAACTGCCCAAGCATGGGACGGGCCCCATTGCGGTGCGAGCGATTGGAACCAACTGGCCCCAAGAACGTGATTTTCGGCATGAACGGTTGAGTGCTCACGTGGGGCTGCTGCCTTTCGTTGAACAGCAGGCATTGTGGGAGCAGGTGAGCAATCCCCTGATTGTCACCCAGGGTGGAACGACAGAAACCTACCCTGCATGGGGTGCGATTCCTTGGAACGTCATCGCGCAAACAAACAACTACACGACGGACTGGACTCCCTGCTTTACCGATGTGGTTACGTTTCGATGCCCCAGCGACCCTGGGTATGGATTGCCGCTTGGTGGACGCAGCAACTATGCGGTTTGCTATGGGGATGCAATGGATTACATGAGTTTCGGTCCCTACACGAACTGGGCGCGTGGGGCTCGTGCGGACGCCGAGTACAACGCGGCCGCTCGCGGCTGTTTTGGTCTGTACACCCAAACTTCGTTCCGTGACATTTTGGACGGCTTGTCGAACACCATTTGCATGGGCGAAAACAACACGGATTTGGGTGATGAACACATCACGACTTCGCCACGCAACGGTGGAAATGTTGGAAACAATCCGTTGCAGTGCGCTGGGCAGATCGAGGTTTCCCGCCCAACGTTTTGGAGAACGTCGCCCCACGCCAATAATTTCGTCGAGACTCGTCGTGGAGCCTGCTGGGCAGGGGTTACGATGGGCTGGACGATGTGCAACACCATCCTTCCGCCTAACCGAGAGGTTTGTAGCGCCGGTCAGAACACCGCCAGAGAAGGTACCTGGACAGTGAGTAGTCGACACCAAGGTGGTGCTCACGTCTTGATGGCTGACGGGGCTGTCAAGTTTATCACCGATTCTATCGAAGCCGGTAATAGCTCTGCGGGTCCTGTGAAATTCGGTCAATCTGGAGCACGGGCACCTGGATCGCAAAGCCCATACGGGCTGTGGGGGGCACTTGGATCGCGTGCTTCTAAAGAAGTCATCGACAAAGATTTCTAA